In the Emcibacter sp. SYSU 3D8 genome, one interval contains:
- a CDS encoding NAD(P)/FAD-dependent oxidoreductase, translating to MQQVDVIVIGAGAAGMMCAAEAGKRGRSVVVIEHARAPGEKIRISGGGRCNFTNLNAGPANYISENPRFCISALRRFTQHDFITLVDRHGIAWHEKTLGQLFCDGSSQQIIDLLVKEMTRRGAELRLATPVSGIDRDADGFTVALPGGAVRCSSVVVASGGLSIPKMGATGLAYDIARQFGIGIVPTRPALVPLTFDHAMLERLKPLAGVAVDAASVRCGKTRFDEALLFTHRGLSGPAILQISSYWKPGEEVAVSLLPGTDVFGELRAARAANGRQAPHTALAALLPKRLAQAITDREGIAGNIADLSDKRLRQIEGAINDWRIVPAGTEGYRTAEVTAGGIDTNGLDSRTMQARTVPGLFFIGEAVDVTGWLGGFNFQWAWSSGWSAGQAA from the coding sequence GTGCAACAGGTCGACGTCATCGTCATCGGCGCCGGGGCCGCCGGCATGATGTGCGCGGCCGAGGCCGGCAAACGCGGCCGGTCGGTCGTGGTCATCGAACACGCACGCGCGCCCGGCGAGAAAATCCGCATCTCCGGCGGCGGACGCTGCAACTTCACCAACCTGAACGCCGGACCGGCGAACTACATTTCGGAAAATCCGCGCTTCTGCATCTCGGCGCTGCGCCGTTTCACCCAGCACGATTTCATTACCCTGGTCGACCGGCACGGCATCGCCTGGCACGAAAAGACGCTGGGCCAGTTGTTCTGTGACGGCTCGTCGCAGCAGATCATAGACCTGCTGGTGAAGGAGATGACGCGCCGCGGCGCCGAGCTTCGCCTCGCCACCCCCGTCTCGGGCATCGACAGGGACGCCGATGGCTTCACCGTTGCCTTGCCGGGCGGCGCCGTGCGCTGCAGTTCCGTGGTCGTGGCCAGCGGCGGGCTGTCGATCCCGAAAATGGGCGCCACCGGCCTCGCCTACGACATCGCCCGGCAATTCGGCATCGGCATCGTCCCGACGCGCCCGGCGCTGGTGCCGCTGACCTTCGATCACGCCATGCTGGAACGGCTGAAGCCGCTGGCCGGCGTTGCCGTCGATGCGGCCTCGGTCCGCTGCGGCAAGACCCGGTTCGACGAAGCGTTGCTGTTCACCCACCGCGGCCTCAGCGGCCCTGCCATTCTGCAGATATCGTCATACTGGAAGCCTGGCGAGGAGGTCGCCGTCAGCCTGTTGCCCGGCACCGATGTGTTTGGCGAGCTACGCGCCGCCCGCGCCGCCAATGGCCGCCAGGCGCCCCATACGGCCCTTGCGGCGCTGCTGCCCAAACGCCTTGCCCAGGCCATCACCGACCGCGAGGGTATCGCCGGCAACATCGCCGACTTGTCCGACAAGCGTCTGCGTCAGATCGAGGGCGCCATCAACGACTGGCGGATCGTTCCTGCCGGAACCGAAGGCTATCGCACCGCCGAGGTCACGGCCGGCGGCATCGACACGAACGGCCTGGATTCCAGAACCATGCAGGCCAGGACGGTCCCGGGCCTGTTCTTCATCGGCGAGGCCGTCGACGTCACCGGCTGGCTAGGCGGGTTCAATTTCCAGTGGGCCTGGTCGTCAGGCTGGAGCGCCGGACAGGCCGCATGA
- a CDS encoding DUF4112 domain-containing protein, with amino-acid sequence MAFAGSAHYQAYEDDAHPHVAARARLDVLARLMDNAFVIPGTGIGVGADALLNIVPGAGTLLATGVSAYLVWEARQLGAPRMLLAKMAGNVGLDAVISMVPLVGWVGDVFFRANVRNVKLLQDHLDKLARLKAEDGSITTSWQVVK; translated from the coding sequence ATGGCTTTCGCCGGATCTGCTCATTACCAGGCTTATGAAGACGACGCGCATCCCCATGTTGCGGCGCGCGCGCGGCTCGACGTCCTCGCCCGCCTGATGGACAATGCGTTCGTCATTCCGGGCACCGGCATTGGCGTCGGCGCCGATGCGCTGCTCAACATAGTTCCGGGTGCGGGCACGTTGCTGGCGACCGGCGTATCGGCGTATCTGGTGTGGGAGGCGCGTCAGCTTGGCGCACCGCGTATGCTGCTGGCGAAAATGGCCGGCAATGTCGGTCTCGATGCCGTGATCAGCATGGTGCCCCTGGTTGGCTGGGTGGGTGACGTGTTCTTCCGCGCCAATGTGCGCAACGTCAAGCTGCTGCAGGATCATCTGGACAAGCTGGCCCGGCTGAAGGCCGAGGACGGCTCGATCACCACGTCGTGGCAGGTGGTGAAGTGA
- the epsC gene encoding serine O-acetyltransferase EpsC has protein sequence MSAKIKTTDRAPRASSQGTSPQDWNLDGIVAGLRESREIRNNIRFRGRISELPDRASVSQVMEQISAALFPTHYGRADLTSDSMDYYVGSTLNGAFTVLAEQVRRGLMFSTDHDNDSDENIRQRASRIVREFGDLLPAIRDMLVSDLHAAFRGDPSATSLSEILVCFPGMAAVIHYRVAHALYRLGATLPARLITEIAHSNTGIDIHPAAEIGESFFIDHGTGVVVGQTAIIGDRVRLYQMVTLGAKSFPADENGALIKGIPRHPIVEDDVVIYSGATILGRITIGAGSVIGGNVWLTQSVPPGSNVTQAQMRNDCALLYDVCARKDDAQQD, from the coding sequence ATGTCAGCGAAGATCAAGACCACGGATCGTGCGCCCCGGGCGAGCTCGCAAGGGACGTCCCCGCAGGACTGGAACCTGGACGGCATCGTCGCCGGCCTGCGCGAGTCTCGTGAGATCAGGAACAATATCCGCTTCCGCGGCAGAATCAGCGAGTTGCCCGACCGCGCCAGCGTCTCCCAGGTCATGGAGCAGATTTCCGCCGCCCTGTTCCCGACCCATTACGGCCGCGCCGACCTGACCAGCGACAGCATGGACTACTACGTCGGCAGCACGCTCAACGGTGCGTTCACGGTTCTCGCCGAGCAGGTGCGCCGCGGCTTGATGTTCTCGACCGACCACGACAATGACAGCGACGAGAATATCCGTCAGCGCGCATCCCGCATCGTCCGCGAATTCGGCGACCTGCTGCCCGCCATCCGCGACATGCTGGTCTCGGACCTGCATGCGGCATTCCGGGGCGACCCGTCGGCCACCAGCCTGTCGGAGATTCTCGTCTGCTTTCCAGGCATGGCGGCGGTGATCCATTACCGCGTCGCCCATGCGCTCTACCGCCTCGGCGCCACGCTGCCCGCGCGCCTGATTACCGAGATTGCCCATTCGAACACCGGCATCGATATCCATCCGGCGGCTGAAATCGGCGAGAGCTTCTTCATCGACCATGGCACCGGCGTCGTGGTCGGCCAGACCGCCATCATCGGCGACCGGGTGCGGCTCTATCAGATGGTGACCCTGGGGGCCAAGAGCTTCCCCGCCGACGAGAACGGTGCGCTGATCAAGGGTATTCCGCGCCACCCGATCGTCGAGGACGACGTCGTGATCTATTCAGGCGCGACCATACTGGGCCGCATCACCATCGGCGCCGGATCGGTCATCGGCGGCAATGTCTGGCTGACCCAGAGCGTGCCGCCCGGCAGCAACGTCACCCAGGCGCAGATGCGCAACGACTGCGCGCTGCTCTATGACGTTTGCGCCCGCAAGGACGACGCACAGCAGGACTGA
- a CDS encoding MIP/aquaporin family protein, translating to MTLPRRLVAEALGTALLLAIVIGSGVMGDRLAGGNDAIALLGNTLSTGAGLAVLITIFGPVSGAHLNPAVSLVFALKRELPPVTALLYVAAQAAGAVAGVWAAHLMFDLPVLQESIKLRAGPAQAFSEFVATFGLLITILGTVRFRPDYTATAVGLYITSAYWFTASTSFANPAVTVARSLSDTFAGIAPSSVPFFLGAQITGAITAMLVMQWMLRGTRPA from the coding sequence ATGACATTACCGCGGCGCCTCGTCGCCGAGGCGCTGGGGACGGCGCTTCTGCTTGCCATCGTCATCGGCTCCGGCGTGATGGGGGATAGGCTTGCCGGGGGCAACGATGCCATCGCCCTGCTGGGCAATACATTGTCGACGGGTGCGGGGCTGGCCGTCCTGATCACCATTTTCGGGCCGGTATCCGGCGCGCACCTCAATCCGGCGGTCAGCCTGGTATTCGCGCTCAAGCGCGAGCTGCCGCCGGTGACGGCGCTGCTTTACGTGGCTGCGCAGGCGGCTGGCGCGGTCGCTGGTGTGTGGGCGGCCCACCTGATGTTCGATCTGCCGGTGCTGCAGGAATCGATCAAGCTGCGGGCGGGTCCGGCGCAGGCCTTCTCGGAATTCGTCGCGACATTCGGCCTGCTGATCACGATTCTCGGCACGGTGCGGTTCCGGCCCGATTACACGGCAACGGCCGTCGGACTCTATATCACCTCGGCCTACTGGTTTACCGCATCGACCTCGTTCGCGAACCCGGCGGTCACTGTCGCGCGCAGCCTGTCCGACACGTTTGCGGGGATTGCGCCATCTTCGGTGCCATTTTTCCTGGGCGCGCAAATTACCGGTGCGATCACCGCCATGCTGGTCATGCAATGGATGCTCAGAGGCACCCGCCCGGCCTGA
- a CDS encoding DUF2061 domain-containing protein, with the protein MGTPRLHLHEALPEKRWRSIVKAISWRIIGSLDTLVLSYVVMAYIFPWLGLDAGVAKRDMLNTAGYIALAEIVTKIGLFYLHERAWVHVPWNVTTNARGGKREGMGRSAAKTFSWRVLASADTALLAFLFTGTVGAALTIGGLEVWTKLALFFVHERIWQRIPIGYHAV; encoded by the coding sequence TTGGGCACACCACGCTTGCATCTGCACGAAGCGCTGCCGGAAAAGCGCTGGCGCAGCATCGTCAAGGCCATCTCCTGGCGGATCATCGGCTCGCTGGACACGCTGGTGCTGTCCTATGTGGTCATGGCGTACATCTTTCCGTGGCTGGGTCTCGACGCGGGGGTCGCCAAGCGCGACATGCTGAACACAGCCGGCTATATCGCGCTGGCCGAGATCGTCACCAAGATCGGCCTGTTCTACCTGCATGAGCGAGCCTGGGTTCATGTGCCCTGGAACGTCACCACAAATGCCAGGGGCGGGAAACGCGAGGGCATGGGCCGGTCGGCGGCGAAGACCTTTTCCTGGCGTGTTCTGGCCAGTGCGGATACGGCACTGTTGGCATTCCTGTTCACCGGGACCGTCGGCGCGGCGCTGACCATCGGTGGTCTCGAGGTGTGGACCAAGCTCGCGCTGTTTTTCGTTCATGAGCGGATCTGGCAGCGTATCCCCATAGGCTATCACGCGGTATAA
- a CDS encoding metalloregulator ArsR/SmtB family transcription factor → MELAIQALSALAQDSRLRIFRLLVRQGPDGMAAGDIARELDLPASTLSTHLSVLANAALVRSARHSRSIVYTADMTAMRDLLGFLVEDCCQGRPEFCSPLLDSVVAGCAEPSDCCTPSDNGTVQ, encoded by the coding sequence ATGGAACTGGCAATTCAGGCACTTTCGGCGCTGGCGCAGGACAGCCGGCTGCGGATATTCCGGCTACTGGTCCGCCAGGGGCCGGACGGCATGGCGGCGGGCGATATCGCCCGCGAACTGGACCTTCCGGCCAGCACCCTGTCGACGCATCTTTCGGTCCTGGCAAACGCCGCTCTCGTGAGGTCGGCCCGGCATAGCCGGTCGATCGTCTATACGGCGGACATGACCGCCATGCGGGATCTGCTCGGTTTCCTGGTGGAAGATTGCTGCCAGGGACGGCCGGAATTCTGCTCGCCGCTGCTCGACAGCGTCGTCGCCGGCTGTGCCGAGCCCTCGGATTGCTGCACCCCCTCTGACAATGGAACAGTTCAATGA
- a CDS encoding aromatic ring-hydroxylating dioxygenase subunit alpha, translating to MDRFEDYNHIADRLADHARSGTTDSAPGVMRMPASYYLDPALWTLEVERIFKRLPLLLAFTGELRQPGRYKATKVVGVPVVMIRGRDGVVRAFMNVCRHRGARVMEEGSGKSVRMVCPYHAWAYDDRGSLVKVADPDKFGDFDVDGEGLTELPCAEVAGMILVSLTPGAVIDVDAWLGGFREELEKLEMDKWEVVASQQLETANWKLAHDGYVDGYHIASLHPKTIAVFSQSNVLTYDAFGPHQRIGFAHHDILPVTGKPAAERKLNDGLTVIRTLFPHVSLAVRHGEGGVVSQLFPGDRHDRSVTTQVFLAAKAPETEEEKAMFDARTKLLHDVVKYEDYATVDGVQEGLASGAIPDVIFGRNEVGNQRLHQWIAYYSRASQDPADQPTL from the coding sequence ATGGACCGTTTCGAAGATTATAATCACATTGCCGACCGCCTCGCCGACCATGCGCGGAGCGGCACCACGGATTCCGCCCCCGGCGTGATGCGCATGCCCGCCTCCTATTACCTGGATCCGGCATTGTGGACGCTGGAGGTGGAGCGCATCTTCAAGCGGCTGCCGCTGCTGCTTGCCTTTACCGGCGAGTTGCGCCAGCCGGGCCGCTACAAGGCCACGAAGGTGGTCGGCGTGCCGGTGGTGATGATCCGGGGCCGCGACGGCGTGGTGCGGGCGTTCATGAATGTCTGCCGCCACCGGGGCGCGCGGGTGATGGAGGAAGGCAGCGGCAAAAGCGTGCGCATGGTCTGCCCCTATCACGCCTGGGCCTATGACGACCGTGGTTCCTTGGTGAAGGTGGCGGACCCCGACAAATTCGGCGATTTCGACGTGGACGGCGAGGGGCTGACCGAGCTGCCCTGCGCCGAGGTGGCCGGGATGATCCTGGTCAGCCTGACGCCGGGCGCGGTGATCGACGTCGATGCCTGGCTGGGCGGCTTCCGCGAGGAGCTGGAGAAGCTGGAGATGGACAAATGGGAGGTGGTCGCCTCCCAGCAACTCGAGACCGCCAACTGGAAGCTGGCCCATGACGGCTATGTGGACGGCTATCATATCGCATCGCTGCACCCGAAGACCATCGCTGTGTTTTCCCAGTCCAACGTGCTGACCTACGACGCGTTCGGCCCGCATCAGCGGATCGGCTTCGCCCATCACGACATCCTGCCGGTGACCGGCAAGCCGGCAGCCGAGCGCAAGCTGAACGACGGGCTGACGGTAATCCGCACCTTGTTTCCCCATGTGTCATTGGCGGTGCGCCATGGCGAGGGCGGCGTGGTGTCGCAGCTGTTTCCCGGCGATCGGCACGACCGGTCGGTAACGACCCAGGTTTTCCTCGCGGCAAAGGCGCCGGAGACCGAGGAGGAAAAAGCCATGTTCGACGCGCGGACCAAGCTGCTTCACGACGTGGTGAAATACGAGGATTACGCAACGGTCGATGGCGTGCAGGAAGGCCTGGCGTCCGGCGCGATCCCGGACGTGATCTTCGGCCGGAATGAAGTGGGTAACCAGCGGCTGCACCAGTGGATCGCCTATTATTCGCGCGCGAGCCAGGATCCTGCGGACCAGCCGACCTTATAG
- a CDS encoding arsenate reductase ArsC, with the protein MGDQSTYNVLFLCTGNSCRSIMAEAIMNREGMGRFRAFSAGSDPKGEVHPHALALLSSLNHPTGDLRSKSWSEFAEPGAPVLDFVFTVCDNAANEVCPVWPGQPMTAHWGIPDPAAAEGSEAEIRVAFAETYRMLVSRISIFVNLPMRSLDRLTLQRRLDEIGRTLPEVS; encoded by the coding sequence ATGGGGGACCAGTCCACTTATAATGTGCTGTTTCTGTGCACCGGCAATTCATGCCGGTCGATCATGGCCGAAGCGATCATGAACCGGGAAGGCATGGGACGTTTCCGGGCGTTCAGCGCGGGCAGCGATCCCAAGGGTGAAGTGCATCCCCATGCGCTCGCGCTGCTGTCCTCGCTCAACCATCCGACCGGCGATCTGCGCTCCAAGTCGTGGAGCGAGTTCGCCGAGCCGGGGGCGCCGGTTCTGGATTTCGTCTTCACCGTCTGCGACAACGCCGCCAACGAGGTGTGTCCGGTCTGGCCCGGCCAGCCCATGACGGCCCATTGGGGTATTCCCGATCCTGCGGCTGCCGAAGGCTCCGAGGCGGAGATCCGCGTCGCTTTTGCAGAAACCTACCGGATGCTGGTGAGCAGGATATCGATCTTCGTCAATCTGCCGATGCGGTCGCTGGACCGGCTGACACTGCAGAGGCGTCTCGACGAGATCGGGCGGACGCTGCCGGAAGTATCCTGA
- a CDS encoding 2OG-Fe(II) oxygenase produces MTRSLSHRVAALDWPRIRCDLDEQGWALVTGILAAPECASLAGLYDDDGRFRKQVNMQRHGYGRGEYKYFAYPLPDKIAALRTALYAPLAAIANDWSAALRTDTRFPPAHAAFLDRCHLAGQQRPTPLLLRYGEGDFNHLHQDLYGEHVFPLQAAFLLSRPGVDFTGGEFVLTEQRPRMQSRVDVVPLEQGDAVIFAVNQHPVQGARGVYRAVMRHGVSRLRSGGRFTLGVIFHDAA; encoded by the coding sequence ATGACCCGATCGCTTTCCCACCGCGTCGCGGCGCTGGACTGGCCGCGCATCCGGTGCGATCTGGATGAACAGGGCTGGGCGTTGGTGACCGGCATTCTCGCCGCGCCGGAATGCGCGTCGCTGGCCGGGCTTTACGATGACGATGGACGGTTCCGCAAACAGGTGAACATGCAACGGCACGGCTACGGAAGGGGCGAGTACAAATATTTCGCCTATCCGCTGCCGGACAAGATCGCGGCATTGCGAACGGCGCTTTATGCGCCGCTGGCGGCGATCGCCAACGACTGGTCGGCGGCGCTGCGGACCGACACCCGCTTTCCGCCGGCGCATGCGGCGTTCCTGGATCGATGCCATCTGGCCGGCCAGCAACGGCCAACCCCCTTGCTGCTCCGTTACGGGGAAGGGGACTTCAACCATCTGCACCAGGATCTGTACGGCGAGCATGTGTTCCCGTTGCAGGCGGCGTTTCTGTTGTCACGGCCAGGCGTGGATTTCACCGGCGGTGAGTTTGTGCTGACCGAGCAGCGGCCGCGTATGCAGTCGCGGGTCGACGTCGTGCCACTGGAGCAAGGCGACGCGGTGATCTTTGCGGTCAACCAGCATCCGGTGCAGGGCGCGCGCGGCGTCTATCGTGCGGTCATGCGCCACGGTGTCAGCCGATTGCGCTCGGGCGGTCGCTTTACGCTGGGTGTGATCTTTCACGACGCGGCCTGA
- a CDS encoding NADPH:quinone oxidoreductase family protein, which translates to MRAWRAESFGEAVDVLRLVDAPIPEPKGAQIQVKVSAAGVGLPDVLMIRGNYPAVAAPPVTPGQEVVGVVTAVGPDADVKVGERVMTSTQFAAGAGGFADYTLASSTSAMTIPKNFSDEEAAGFYVPYHTGYVGLIQRGQLQAGETLLVLGGAGSSGSAAIMLGKAYGATVIATASNAEKAEFCRKLGADHVVNYAEQPIHKAVREITGNKGANLVYDPVGGSAYAAATKCIAQHGRIVLIGYGSGEWAKIDPLHVVLKSYSVVGGFAGARTTEEVRAHHAELVQLAEAGKIGVPIDRVYPFDEVPQAIDRLAKGEMLGKVVVTA; encoded by the coding sequence ATGCGGGCCTGGCGGGCGGAGAGTTTCGGGGAAGCAGTTGATGTGTTGCGGCTGGTCGATGCACCGATCCCCGAGCCGAAGGGTGCACAGATCCAGGTAAAGGTGTCGGCGGCGGGCGTTGGCCTGCCAGACGTGCTGATGATCCGTGGCAACTATCCCGCCGTAGCGGCGCCGCCGGTGACGCCTGGCCAGGAAGTGGTCGGCGTGGTGACGGCCGTTGGGCCCGACGCCGACGTGAAGGTGGGCGAGCGGGTCATGACCTCGACCCAGTTCGCGGCGGGCGCGGGCGGGTTCGCCGATTACACGCTGGCCTCGTCGACCTCGGCCATGACGATCCCGAAGAATTTCAGCGACGAGGAAGCCGCAGGCTTTTACGTGCCCTATCACACCGGCTATGTCGGCCTGATCCAGCGGGGCCAGCTCCAGGCAGGCGAGACGCTGCTGGTGCTGGGCGGCGCGGGCTCGTCGGGCTCGGCGGCGATCATGCTGGGCAAGGCTTACGGCGCGACCGTGATCGCCACCGCCAGTAATGCCGAAAAGGCCGAATTCTGCAGGAAACTCGGCGCCGACCACGTCGTGAATTACGCGGAGCAGCCGATCCACAAGGCGGTGCGCGAGATTACCGGCAACAAGGGCGCCAATCTGGTCTATGACCCGGTGGGCGGCAGCGCCTACGCGGCCGCGACCAAGTGCATCGCCCAGCACGGGCGCATCGTGCTGATCGGCTATGGCAGCGGCGAATGGGCCAAGATCGACCCGCTGCATGTGGTGCTGAAGTCCTATTCCGTCGTTGGCGGGTTCGCCGGCGCACGTACCACCGAGGAAGTCCGCGCCCATCACGCCGAACTGGTGCAGCTTGCCGAAGCGGGCAAGATCGGCGTGCCGATCGACCGGGTGTATCCGTTTGACGAGGTGCCCCAGGCCATCGACCGGCTGGCCAAGGGCGAGATGCTGGGCAAGGTCGTGGTGACAGCATAA
- a CDS encoding RES family NAD+ phosphorylase, with protein sequence MRLPPTTAIRQNDTHRLIPSRYSDGGDSVLARIADSDVHLQDIFDLDHATNDRLQAENDRLPGIGIRELVFSVPNYRIVNAAFCHPHPLGSRFNGPERGAWYAAFDLATAQDEIVFHKGLELAEIGGWRETVTYDDYLADFGGTYHDLRGADDHADCLAPESYLASQALAEVLLESGAPGIIYPSVRRRRGTCIACFRPAMVANVRKAERWSFAWDGAGAVTVTEQRPG encoded by the coding sequence GTGAGGCTGCCGCCGACCACGGCAATCCGGCAAAACGATACCCACCGCCTGATCCCGTCCCGCTACAGCGATGGTGGCGACAGCGTATTGGCGCGGATCGCCGACAGCGACGTTCACCTCCAGGACATCTTCGACCTCGATCACGCCACCAATGACCGCCTGCAGGCCGAGAACGACCGGCTCCCCGGCATCGGCATCCGCGAACTGGTGTTCAGCGTGCCGAACTACCGCATCGTCAACGCGGCATTCTGCCATCCGCATCCGTTGGGCAGCCGGTTCAACGGGCCGGAGCGCGGGGCGTGGTATGCGGCATTCGATCTGGCAACGGCGCAGGACGAGATCGTCTTCCACAAGGGGCTGGAGCTCGCCGAGATCGGCGGCTGGCGCGAAACCGTGACCTATGACGACTATCTGGCGGATTTCGGCGGTACGTATCATGACCTTCGCGGCGCCGATGACCACGCCGATTGCCTGGCGCCGGAGTCCTACCTGGCGTCGCAGGCGCTGGCCGAGGTCCTGCTGGAGAGCGGGGCGCCGGGCATAATCTATCCCAGTGTGCGCCGGCGACGCGGCACATGCATCGCCTGTTTCCGGCCGGCCATGGTCGCCAATGTGCGCAAGGCGGAGCGCTGGAGCTTTGCCTGGGATGGTGCGGGCGCGGTCACGGTCACCGAGCAGCGCCCGGGCTGA
- a CDS encoding MbcA/ParS/Xre antitoxin family protein: MQPLHYPDSRHDPSPLVDLTARAERERLSPSAVKAFFNIMERWSVRDEDARALLGGMSNGPYYELKKTGRRVLDADRLTRISYLVGIFKALNILYSENLADAWVALPNNNRIFGGRTPLDFMCRGGVPALQTVRRLLDARRGGA, from the coding sequence ATGCAGCCACTGCACTATCCCGACAGCCGTCACGATCCGTCGCCGCTTGTCGACCTGACCGCGCGTGCCGAACGGGAGCGGCTGAGCCCTTCGGCCGTGAAGGCATTTTTCAACATCATGGAACGCTGGTCGGTGCGCGACGAAGACGCGCGGGCTTTGCTGGGCGGCATGTCCAACGGTCCCTATTACGAGCTGAAGAAAACCGGGAGGCGGGTGCTGGACGCGGACCGGCTGACCCGCATTTCCTATCTCGTCGGCATCTTCAAGGCGCTGAACATCCTCTATTCCGAGAACCTTGCCGATGCCTGGGTCGCGCTGCCCAACAACAACCGGATATTCGGCGGCAGAACGCCGCTGGATTTCATGTGCCGGGGCGGCGTTCCAGCGTTGCAGACCGTGCGGCGCCTGCTGGACGCCAGGCGAGGCGGCGCGTGA
- a CDS encoding tetratricopeptide repeat protein, producing MDLYRQVIDLIVTAPDRKPAGGLPRLLDSLFADLAADPSPRAVDDTESMIWSAWTSHPHPDAVDAMGRALRMMHAASFEVAERELDRLTASFPLWAEAWNKRATLLFLMDRDDDSVADIIQTLKLEPRHFGALSGYGQICLRRGDEAGALVAFEEALRIHPHLQSLREAVTSLNKRLGGTLN from the coding sequence ATGGATCTTTACCGTCAGGTCATCGATCTGATCGTCACCGCACCCGATCGCAAACCGGCCGGTGGCTTGCCGCGCCTGCTCGATTCGCTTTTCGCCGACCTGGCGGCCGACCCGTCGCCGCGTGCGGTCGACGACACCGAGAGCATGATCTGGAGCGCCTGGACGTCCCATCCGCACCCCGATGCGGTCGATGCCATGGGCCGGGCACTGCGCATGATGCACGCCGCCTCCTTTGAAGTGGCCGAACGCGAACTCGACCGCCTGACCGCGTCGTTCCCGCTGTGGGCCGAGGCCTGGAACAAGCGCGCCACCTTGCTGTTCCTGATGGACCGCGACGATGATAGCGTTGCCGACATCATCCAGACCCTGAAGCTCGAGCCCCGTCACTTCGGCGCGCTGTCCGGCTACGGCCAGATTTGCCTGCGCCGCGGCGACGAGGCCGGTGCGCTCGTCGCATTCGAGGAGGCGCTGCGCATCCATCCCCACCTCCAAAGTCTGCGCGAGGCAGTAACATCTCTCAACAAGCGGCTCGGCGGAACGCTGAACTGA
- a CDS encoding ArsI/CadI family heavy metal resistance metalloenzyme, protein MKRFHVNLAVTDLDQSIRFYSNLFAADPDVVKADYAKWMLEDPRVNFAITTRGEHKGIDHLGIQVENAGELGEVYGRLSQAGRPLLDQGETTCCYAKSEKTWIRDPEGIAWETFLTTGESPVYGEDISGDDAPKSSCCAPAANAAAASCC, encoded by the coding sequence ATGAAACGCTTTCACGTCAATCTCGCCGTCACCGACCTTGACCAGTCGATCCGCTTCTACTCCAACCTGTTCGCCGCCGATCCCGATGTGGTGAAGGCCGACTATGCCAAATGGATGCTGGAGGATCCGCGGGTGAATTTCGCCATTACCACGCGCGGCGAACACAAGGGCATCGACCATCTGGGCATCCAGGTGGAGAACGCCGGCGAACTGGGCGAGGTCTACGGACGGCTCAGCCAGGCGGGCCGCCCGCTGCTCGATCAGGGCGAGACCACCTGCTGCTATGCGAAGTCGGAGAAGACCTGGATCCGCGATCCCGAGGGCATTGCCTGGGAGACGTTCCTGACCACCGGCGAAAGCCCGGTCTATGGTGAGGACATCTCCGGCGACGACGCACCAAAGTCGTCCTGTTGTGCTCCGGCGGCAAACGCGGCCGCAGCCAGCTGCTGCTGA